TTCATAGAATTTCTTAGCCAGTTTAGTGAATCTGGCATCATAGTTCCAGTCATCGGCCATTTCGCAGCCTAGCCTAACATCCTTTAAGGCTAAACTGACCCCAAATCGATTAGCAAAATCGTTGTTTCGAATCCAAGGGCCACGAACCTGCAACTGGAAGGAATCGGCGCCGGTATCGGCTAGCAGCTCTTGCAGTTGCCCGGGATTAATGCCGGCCTTTTCGCCAATTCTCAAACCTTCCGCCAGTACCGCCAAGTTGGTCATACCAATCATATTGCTAATTAATTTAAAAGCATAAGCTTGTTCAACATCACCAAGATAATAAACATTGCTCCCTACGATCTTTAAGATATCCAGCATTTTTTGGTAAACTTCTTTCTTCCCGCCGGCAAAGATAGGTTGCTCTGCTTTTTCAGCTTGGGCAGGCCCCTTACCCAAGGGACAACCCAAAAAATCAATTCCCTTACTGGCCGCATGATCGGCTAATTCCCTGGCTGTTTTGGGGTCAATGGTACTTACGTCAATGTAGATGGCACCGGACTTCATTTTATTCAGTAATCCTTCTTCACCCAGCATAGTTGCCTTAATGTGCTTGGGCAAGGGCAGACTGGTAAAAACAACATCACAATCAGCCATTTCAGATGCGCTTTTAGCTGCTTTTCCGCTAGTTCCGGCAGCTAATGTTTTTTCGATAGCTTCATTACTTAAATCAAATACAATTACATCTTTGCCCGCACGAATAAGGTTCCGGGCCAAAGCACCCCCCATAATACCTAAGCCAATATATCCGAATTTCATAAAAGACACCCTTTCTAACTAAAATTAAACCGGATAACTATCCGTTACAATTTGCGATTTCATCCCTCAACGCTTCTGTCTCAACATCTTTTCCGGCATGATCCCATTTTATAGCTAGGATCGACAGTAACCCAAAAGCCGGTACCAGTGCCAGGAACAGCAATGTCTTTTGCAGATCAACGGCAGCCAACACCAGCGGGAAGAAGTAGAAACCAATAATACTGCCTACACGTACCATAGTCTGCCCCCAGCCCGAGCCCAAACCACGGATGCCGGCCGGGAATGACAGGGTGGCTACCGCCATTCCCTGAGCTCCGGGGCCAAAGGAATGACCTAAGATAAACATGCCAATAAATAACGCCTGCAACATAATGGACATGTCTTCTTTAAATAATCCGATCGCCAACAAACAAGCTAAGGCAGTACTATAACCAATAATACACATTCTTCTTGAACCTAATTTATCTGCAATAAAGGCCTGCCAAGTTCCACCGACAATACCGAAAAGGTTAAATACTATAGAACCAAGGATTGCCCAAAGAAACTCCTTGCCGAATATCAACCCCGCAATAACCGGCAGATAGAAACCAACCGCAAAATACTCCATACTCTGGGTCATGGATACAATTGTAGCCATCAAAGTTCTTAACCTGTAACGCTTAGTAAACAATGCGCCATATGAAAGATTAGGTTTGTTTGATTCCTGAATTGGCTCAAGGTCTTCCGGCTTGCAATCCAGTATAACTTTAACTTCATAAGTTCTTTCAATAATCCGGGCCGCTTCCTTAATACCAACATGGTTTAATGCCCACAGAGGACTTTCTTCCATAAAGTATTTTCGCATTATAAGAACAACTATAGCCGGTACAGCGCCGAAACCAACTGCCCAACGCCACAAGTTTTCATTGGCTCCCAAGAAATAAATAGGAAGAATAATCAGGAAAGACGCAGTCGCCGCGATATACCACATTCCCTGCCAAAGATTAACCCATTTTCCTTTTCCTTTAAGGGAACTAAATTCAGCAATATAACTTAAGGCTACCGGGAAATCTAAACCAACGCCGATACCCATCAAGAACCGGCAAATCATTAATATTTCCACATTGGGTGCGAATGCCGCCACCAGAGCTGACACTACAAAAAACCATAGGTCCGCATAAAACATCTTTTTTCTTCCTAGCTTGTCCACAAGATAACCGCCAAAAATTGCCCCCAACAGGGCGCCAAAGGCCATAGAGGATGTTAAATTACCAAGTTGTGCCGCAGTTAAATTAAATTCCTCTCGTAACTGCACTGCACCAATACCCAGACTGGTGAAATCATAGGCGTCAATAAATATTCCACCCAAAGCCGTAAGAAGTACAATAGTAGCATTTTTAGCCCGGCCACAAGTGTTAAGAAAGTTAATGATGTCTTGTTTCCCATGGACAACAAGTTTTTCGGACATAAACAACTCCTGCCTTCCGATTTTTATAGCTTTTACGTAGATTTTGTATTAAAATTAAATTGGTTTTTATCTTTTTTATATTCATTGGGGAGGAGGCAACTCGTAACGCACCCTCCTATTTTTTTTTATAATTATTGGGCACTTACGATACAATTTAGTCGGCAAAAGTCCCTGGTGAACCAAAGCCCCTAACTTTCACAATCATAATTGATTATTAATCCCTCCTAAAATATAATCTAATTATTTCAATCTTTCAGGCCATTGTTTTAATATTATCACCCCCTCGGCAAATAATTTTTTCGTTCTAAGAGAAACAGCTGTCTGATTAAGATGAGCAAAAATTATGCCACAATAAAAAATGCGGAATATACCACTATTCCGCAACAATAATCCTCAAAATAGTATTGCACTCCTGCAATACTATTTTAATTTAAGTTCTTTAAGTCTTGTTTTCAATCAATTTTTTATCTTTGCACTTTTGCAAAGACATTGTAAAAAAGCAATACCTTAGCGAGAAAGTTTAATTTAATTAAGTCAAGCTTTCTAAAAATACGCAACATTACAAAGCATTTTCAGAAGTTGGACCTTCAACTCTTTATATTAAACCTAACCCCTAAATTAAATAAGACCATATTTTTTTAATTTCCTAAAAATAGTTGAATGATCCACTTGGAACATTTTAGCCAGAGATGAAACTTTACCGTGTTTGTTTAACGCATTTTCAAGAACACTTTTCTCAAACTGGCTAATAATTTCATTTAGCGATTTTTCCCCTATATTCATTGGATCAGTTTGAATTCCATCTTGATTTATCAGTAAGTAACCGGGCAAATCATATGCTTGCAGGACCTCCTTATCCGCGGTTACGACTAACCCCTGAATCAAGTTTTCCATCTCACGGACATTACCGGGCCATTTATAATTTTTTAGAAGCTGCTTAGCCTCTTGTGTAAAAACAATTTTCTTTTTATATTTTGTATTATATTTACCCAAAAAGTAATCAATAAGCGCTATAATCTCTTCAATCCTCTCCCGCAACGGGGGGATTTCCAATGTGGCCACATGCAGGCGATAGTATAGATCGCTTCGAAAAAGACCTTCTTTGATAGCCAAATTCAGGTTTCTGTTAGTAGCTGCGATAAAGCGCACATCCACTTTTTTTACTTTGGTCGAGCCAATTCTTAGCACTTCTTGGTCCTGTAGGACACGCAATAATTTTGCTTGCATGGAAAGGGGTAATTCTCCAATCTCATCTAAAAAAAGTGTCCCCTTGTCAGCTAGTTCAAAATAACCTGGCTTACCTTTTGCGCTGGCCCCGGAAAAAGCACCCGGGTCATAGCCAAATAACTCCGATTCTATCAAATTTTCCGGAATTGTCGCGCAATTAATTTTAAAGAATGGTTCATTTTTACGGGGACTAAATTCGTGAATCTTTTTGACAAATACATCTTTACCAACACCAGTTTCCCCTAGAATTAACACGGTGGTATCTGTTGGAGCAATTCTTCTTAATAAGTCCATTAGTTTTAGCATCTTCGGGCTTTTAATTATTATATTGGTTTGACCAAAATGTTTGGTGCGAAGGTGTTGGGCCTCTTGATAATATTTTTGAATCAGGTCTTTCTGGGCGGAGATCTCATCTTTTAACTGGGAGAGGACAGTAACATCTCTAACATAAGTAACCACATAAGCCACTTTACCGTCTTCATCAAATACCGGATGCCCGTTTATAACAGCTTTTCTGCCTGTTTTATTTACTTGAACGGAAGTATGAGGTTTACCTGATTTCACAACTAGCGGGTTGAGGGGGGAATTAAATATACCCTCCTCCTCTAAATCTAAAACATTATGTCCTAATAGTTCTTCTTTTTTTAATCCCATAAGTTTTTCATATCTTTTATTTACAAATATAGTGTTGCCACTAGCATCTGTAATATAGATACCATCGTAAAAAATATCCAATATTTTATCAAAATAAATTCCTAATCTTTGCAAATTTGTTTGGTAGTTCGTGCTCATATAGACACATCCTCTTAAATGCTAACTTTTTTATATTGCACTTTTACCCTCCGTTAATAAAGTTCGCTTATCTTTAAATAGCACCATTAAACCTACCTGTTTTTACTTAATGCTAAATGAATTAGCAATACTTAACAAATGGACTTTCATTTTCTCTTGGGCCTTTTGCTTATCTTTTTCATTAATAGCTTCATATATATCGTAATGTTCTTCAATAGATTGTTTTATTCTACCCTCAATGGTAAGGGTTTGACGGCTGCTTACTTGCAGAAGATCCAATAGATTTTGCATAAGTCGTATGGCCACAGGGTTTTTTGAGGAATTAGCCAACAATAAATGAAAACCGCGGTCTATTTCACCGATGGCAATTAAGTCGCCGGTTTTTATAATTTCTTCGTGAGATTTCAAATTTTCCGCCATGTTTTTCAAATCCTCTTTGCTATGGCGTTTTGCAGCCCAACCCGCAACCGCAGTTTCCAATACCATGCGAACTTCGATTAAATTGTTGATAGTATCCTGATTGTTATATAAAAGGCCGGAAAGCTGTTTGGCTATGTGCTGGGAATCCGGCGTTGCGACAAAAATACCCACCCCGTGTCTTACTTCTAAGACACCTATTCCCGCCAACGTTTTTACCGCATCCCTGACTACCGTTCGACTGACTCCAAATTTTTCAGCCATATCCCGTTCAGTAGGAAGGCGGTCACCCGATTTTATTTTGCCCTGCTCGATCAATTTACTTATGTATTCAGCGACTTTATTTTGTAAAGTATTGTTACGGCCGATTCGTTCAAACATATGCACTAACCTCCATCTGTAATTTATACCACTAAAGCGATAAAAAAACCTGCTAGCTTAAACATGATATAAATTTTCCGAAATAAGATTGACAATCAACGAAATAAGCTTGTATAATTTGCTTAACCTGAACATAGGTGTTACCACATACCTATGTTCACATACCTATTATAACATGGAATAAGTTTTAAGATATCTTTTATCAATTAAAAACTGTTAAGTTGTGTAGTAAAAATTTAAAATTCAAAGATAGGGATTTCTAAGGAGATGTTCTAGTTTATGCATAACATTGTAGCTGAAGATTTAAAGAGGTTCTGTTCCAGTTTGTTAGAAGGTGCGGGTGTTCCCTCGGAAGATGCTGAAACTGTGGCCACCGTATTGGTAGATACAAGCCTTGATGGTATTGATACTCACGGTATTAGCCGTCTGCCTGTCTACTTGACCCGATTGCAAAGTGCCCGTATTAACTCCCGACCGAATATAAAATTTAAGCGCACAGCTCAGTCCGTAATCTTGCTGGATGGAGATAACGGCCTGGGGCAGTTGGTATCCGTGCAGGCTATGGGAAAAGCCATTGAAGCGGCAAGGGAAACCGGCGTGGGAGTGGTGCCGACCAAACACAGTAATCATTTTGGCGCCGCTACTTATTATTGCAAAATGGCCGCTAACGCCGGCATGGTTGGCATGGCTTTTACCAATTCTCCTCCCGGTATTCCCCCTTGGGGTGGTAAAAAACCTTATTTTGGGACCAACCCAATTTCATTTGGCTTTCCGTGTGTTGCTGAGCCGGTGGTTGTGGATATGTCGTCCAGTAACGTTGCTAGAGGTAATATTATACTGGCGGCCAAGGAAAATCGTCCTATACCCGAAGGCTGGGCTATTGACGCAGATGGAAACCAAACAACGGATGCTCAAAAAGCTTTAAAAGGAGCAGTGCTTCCTGTCGGCGGTCCCAAAGGATACGCTCTGGCTTTGGCTGTGGAAATACTGGCGGGTGTTATTAGCGGCGCTGCCTATGGTCCTCACGTAGGTTGGATCTATGATGAAAGTCTGGAGCCGGTAAATATAGGACATTTCTTTATAGCTATGAATATTGAGTCGTTTATGCCCAAAAATGAATATATCAATCGTATGGAAAACATGATATCTGAAATAAAAGCTGTACCCAAGGCAGAAGGGTACGATCGCATATTACTGCCGGGAGAACGCAAGAATGCAAAAGCCAACAAGCGGTTACGGGAAGGTATTCCTGTTAAAGCAGCTTTATTGGACGAACTTAACGAAATCGCTGTTTCTCTCGGTGTTGAAAAACTTTTACATTAGGCTTTTAAAAGTTAAGTGTAGCAATTGCAAATATCTTTTCCGGGGGTGGTTGCACTCTAACACAATAAGGAATCAGACACTCAAACAATCAACAATTTTGGAGGGAGTCAATTATGAATCAACCATACTTTATTGTGCATGACGATAAAGATTCGGTCGGCGTTGCGGTAAAAGTTATCAAAGCGGGAGAAACCGTAGAAGGCTGGGTTATGTCAAACGACGCCACAATCAGTATTACAGCCAAGCAGGACATTAGAATCGGTCATAAAATTGCGCTTACCGATGTAGCAGAAGGCAAAGCAATTATTAAGTACAACGTACCTATTGGCAAAGTTGTTGCTCCTATAACAAAGGGAGAACACGTGCATACACATAATTTAAAGACTGCGAGGTGGTAATCAATGGCTAATTATAACTTTCCAACATTTAATGCCTATCGTCGTGAAAACGGTAGAGTAGGTATCCGCAACTATGTTGTTATTCTTCCTTTAGATGATCTTTCCAACGCGGCATGTGAAGCAGTAGCTCATAATGTTAAAGGCACTCTGGCATTGCCACATGCATACGGGCGCCTGCAGTTCGGAGAAGATCTCGACCTTACTTTCCGCACCTTGATTGGTATCGGCAGCAATCCCAACGTGGCTGCTGTTGTGGTTATTGGTATCGAGCCGGAATGGACAAACGTTATTGTAGAAGGTATAGCCGAAACAGGCAAGCCTGTGACCGGATTCTCAATTGAGCGCAATGGGCAGCTTAAAACAATTGAAAGAGCTTCCTGGAAAGCGCAGGAGTACGTCCAGTGGGCTACCGAGTTACAAAGAGTTGAATGCTCGGTCGACGAGCTATATGTATCGGTAAAATGTGGTGAATCCGATACTACTTCCGGATTGGCATCCAATCCAACCGTTGGCAGGTCTGTTGAAAGGCTTGTTGCCGCCGGCGCTACTGTTAGCTTTGGTGAAACCTCCGAAGTTACCGGTGGTGAAGATATTTGTAAAGAACACGGCGCCACCCCCGAAATAGGCGAAGCATTTCATAAAATATGGTCCGAGTATAACGATTTTATCATCAGCAAAGGTGTAGATCTTTCCGGTTCGCAGCCCACCAAAGGTAATATTGCCGGCGGCTTAACCACAATCGAGGAAAAAGCTCTGGGTAACCTGCAGAAAATCGGCAATTGTAAATACGTAGGCGTTCTGAAGCCGGCCGAATCTCCTACAGGAAAAGGTCTTTGGTACATGGACACTTCTTCAGCTGCCGCTGAAGCAGTGACACTGTGGGCGGCGTCCGGCGCAGTGGTACACTTCTTCCCCACCGGACAGGGCAATATCATTGGCAACCCGATTGAGCCGGTTATAAAGCTTTCCGCTAACCCAATGACCGTGGTAGACATGAAGGAACATATTGATGTGGACGTTAGCGGCATATTGCGCAGGGAAATGAATCTGGATCAGGCTTCGGACGCGTTGTTGGAGATGATGATCCGTACCTGTAACGGCCGGTTTACAAGTGCTGAAGCTTTGGGACACCAGGAATTTGTACTGACTAAATTATATCGTAGCGCTTAATGCTATAAATTGAGTAGGAGGAAATGATTAACTTCCGTCCACTCATACGCTATACGTTTGTTTTGTGATCCCGCCTCTGAGCATAATTCCAAAGCCCTTGTCCTCGCCAGAAGGTGAGGACAAGGGCTTTACAAAACCCATCGGGAAGGAAAACACTTTTAAAAGAGCGAGGACCTTTATGGCCTTAACGTCTTACCCCCCGCTTGGCTGTCTGCTATAACCCCCTAATGTTAATCTTATATACTACCAATCCCCCTGGCACGAACAATTCCCTTCTTAGTACCGGCCAGTCAGGAAACGAGCAGATTGGCTCGTTTTTTATAAAGCAAAAAAAAGAAAAACGGCGCTCCCAAAGTAGCAGTAATAATGCCAACGGGAATTTCCAACGGCTGAAAAAGAGTCCTCGCCAAAGTATCACTCATAACAAGAAGAAGCCCCCCCAGTATCCCGGATAAGATAACTAAATACCGGTTATCATTGCCAATTATCATCCTGGCAATATGAGGAGACACAAGACCGATAAAACCGATTGTCCCGGCAACACTTACCGCACTGCCTGCCAAAACGGAAGCGGTAATAATAATCATCAATCTTGAAATCTCAATGGACAACCCCAGATTCTTGCCCACTTCTTCCCCCAGCAGAAAAAGATTAATCCTGGGACTGAGAACGATAGCAGACAGGGCCCCCAACATACTATACGGCCAAATCAGGTTACAATAAGACCAGCCACGACCGGTCAGGCTCCCGGCCAGCCAGGTATTAGCTCCTTACTTTTTTATTTCCTCATTTCAACCCAGTGAACCGGCTCACCCTCCACATCGGCGATAAGGCGGTATCCCTCAATGCCTGTTTTTAACAGTAATTCTTTCAATTCATCTCCTTTTATAAATCCCTTCTCCCCTTTTTCCTTCATCCTCTGGCGTCCCTTTCCCTGAAGACGTTTGCGCATGGTAGGCGGGGTATAGCGGCCCAACCCTCCGCCCACGAAAGCAATTCCTCCTGTTTTCAAAACCCGGTTTATTTCCCGCAAGCCCTTGACCTGGTCTTTCCAAAACCAAAGTGAGCCCCGGCTAACCACAAGATCGGCAAAATTATCTTCAAATGGCAGCGCCGTGACATCCGCACCCACAAAATGAACAACATTATCAAGCTCATTTTCGGCTGCGTTTTTTCTGGCCTTGTTTAAAGCTTCCGGATCCAAATCCACGAAATAGATTTCCAAATCAGTAATTTTAGCCAGTTCAATACCCATATATCCATGCCCCGTACCAATATCAAGACATTTCCCGCCGGTAATCCGGTAATCATCCAGGATTTGCTGAGCAATCAAAGGATAGACAGGCATTAAATGTCTATAAGAATTTGACATAAACAAAGCCCCCGCTTTCCTAAAATTTCAAGAAGCCCCTTTTAACATTTTCGCCGGCAAAACAACAGGCCGGTCAAAATCACTAACCCTGCAGACAGTGGCGTCAACATCATAAACATCCTTCAGAAGATGACTGGTTATAATGTCCTGAGCCTGCCCATGGGCGCGAATGCGCCCTTCTTTAAGAACAACAAACTTATCGGCTACCGTCATGGCTTGATTGATATCATGCAATACCAGAATAATAGTCTTTTTATACTGCCGGCGAATCTGCTTCAGAATGTCCAGCAAATACCACTGGTATTTTAAGTCCAGAAAAGTAATGGGCTCATCAAGCAGAACAATCTCGGTGTCCTGAGCCAGAATCATGGCGATCCATGTTCTCTGGCGTTCTCCTCCGGAGATCTTATCCAACGGCCGATGCCGGATTGAGTATAAATTCATATAATCAATTGCCCACTCAACATTTTTCTTATCTTCTTGATTCAGGAACCAACCAAACCGCTGATAAGGACTTCTTCCCATAGCCACCAGTTCATAGACAGTAACATGTTGCACCATTTCCAGGTTTTGCGGCAGAAAAGCAATGTGACGGGATATCCACTTACGTTTTTTATTCCTGATATCCTCACCATAAAGCAAAACACGTCCGCTGTCCGGCTGCAAAAAACCGTTCAGACAACGCAGCAGGGTTGATTTGCCCGAACCGTTAGGCCCCACCA
This genomic interval from Desulfoscipio sp. XC116 contains the following:
- a CDS encoding FadR/GntR family transcriptional regulator, whose product is MFERIGRNNTLQNKVAEYISKLIEQGKIKSGDRLPTERDMAEKFGVSRTVVRDAVKTLAGIGVLEVRHGVGIFVATPDSQHIAKQLSGLLYNNQDTINNLIEVRMVLETAVAGWAAKRHSKEDLKNMAENLKSHEEIIKTGDLIAIGEIDRGFHLLLANSSKNPVAIRLMQNLLDLLQVSSRQTLTIEGRIKQSIEEHYDIYEAINEKDKQKAQEKMKVHLLSIANSFSIK
- a CDS encoding NAD(P)-dependent oxidoreductase, which gives rise to MKFGYIGLGIMGGALARNLIRAGKDVIVFDLSNEAIEKTLAAGTSGKAAKSASEMADCDVVFTSLPLPKHIKATMLGEEGLLNKMKSGAIYIDVSTIDPKTARELADHAASKGIDFLGCPLGKGPAQAEKAEQPIFAGGKKEVYQKMLDILKIVGSNVYYLGDVEQAYAFKLISNMIGMTNLAVLAEGLRIGEKAGINPGQLQELLADTGADSFQLQVRGPWIRNNDFANRFGVSLALKDVRLGCEMADDWNYDARFTKLAKKFYEIAEAEGLANEDCNAVYKVLK
- a CDS encoding MFS transporter, which codes for MSEKLVVHGKQDIINFLNTCGRAKNATIVLLTALGGIFIDAYDFTSLGIGAVQLREEFNLTAAQLGNLTSSMAFGALLGAIFGGYLVDKLGRKKMFYADLWFFVVSALVAAFAPNVEILMICRFLMGIGVGLDFPVALSYIAEFSSLKGKGKWVNLWQGMWYIAATASFLIILPIYFLGANENLWRWAVGFGAVPAIVVLIMRKYFMEESPLWALNHVGIKEAARIIERTYEVKVILDCKPEDLEPIQESNKPNLSYGALFTKRYRLRTLMATIVSMTQSMEYFAVGFYLPVIAGLIFGKEFLWAILGSIVFNLFGIVGGTWQAFIADKLGSRRMCIIGYSTALACLLAIGLFKEDMSIMLQALFIGMFILGHSFGPGAQGMAVATLSFPAGIRGLGSGWGQTMVRVGSIIGFYFFPLVLAAVDLQKTLLFLALVPAFGLLSILAIKWDHAGKDVETEALRDEIANCNG
- a CDS encoding UxaA family hydrolase, translating into MANYNFPTFNAYRRENGRVGIRNYVVILPLDDLSNAACEAVAHNVKGTLALPHAYGRLQFGEDLDLTFRTLIGIGSNPNVAAVVVIGIEPEWTNVIVEGIAETGKPVTGFSIERNGQLKTIERASWKAQEYVQWATELQRVECSVDELYVSVKCGESDTTSGLASNPTVGRSVERLVAAGATVSFGETSEVTGGEDICKEHGATPEIGEAFHKIWSEYNDFIISKGVDLSGSQPTKGNIAGGLTTIEEKALGNLQKIGNCKYVGVLKPAESPTGKGLWYMDTSSAAAEAVTLWAASGAVVHFFPTGQGNIIGNPIEPVIKLSANPMTVVDMKEHIDVDVSGILRREMNLDQASDALLEMMIRTCNGRFTSAEALGHQEFVLTKLYRSA
- a CDS encoding class I SAM-dependent methyltransferase, which translates into the protein MSNSYRHLMPVYPLIAQQILDDYRITGGKCLDIGTGHGYMGIELAKITDLEIYFVDLDPEALNKARKNAAENELDNVVHFVGADVTALPFEDNFADLVVSRGSLWFWKDQVKGLREINRVLKTGGIAFVGGGLGRYTPPTMRKRLQGKGRQRMKEKGEKGFIKGDELKELLLKTGIEGYRLIADVEGEPVHWVEMRK
- a CDS encoding sigma 54-interacting transcriptional regulator, with product MSTNYQTNLQRLGIYFDKILDIFYDGIYITDASGNTIFVNKRYEKLMGLKKEELLGHNVLDLEEEGIFNSPLNPLVVKSGKPHTSVQVNKTGRKAVINGHPVFDEDGKVAYVVTYVRDVTVLSQLKDEISAQKDLIQKYYQEAQHLRTKHFGQTNIIIKSPKMLKLMDLLRRIAPTDTTVLILGETGVGKDVFVKKIHEFSPRKNEPFFKINCATIPENLIESELFGYDPGAFSGASAKGKPGYFELADKGTLFLDEIGELPLSMQAKLLRVLQDQEVLRIGSTKVKKVDVRFIAATNRNLNLAIKEGLFRSDLYYRLHVATLEIPPLRERIEEIIALIDYFLGKYNTKYKKKIVFTQEAKQLLKNYKWPGNVREMENLIQGLVVTADKEVLQAYDLPGYLLINQDGIQTDPMNIGEKSLNEIISQFEKSVLENALNKHGKVSSLAKMFQVDHSTIFRKLKKYGLI
- a CDS encoding UxaA family hydrolase; the encoded protein is MNQPYFIVHDDKDSVGVAVKVIKAGETVEGWVMSNDATISITAKQDIRIGHKIALTDVAEGKAIIKYNVPIGKVVAPITKGEHVHTHNLKTARW
- a CDS encoding Ldh family oxidoreductase produces the protein MHNIVAEDLKRFCSSLLEGAGVPSEDAETVATVLVDTSLDGIDTHGISRLPVYLTRLQSARINSRPNIKFKRTAQSVILLDGDNGLGQLVSVQAMGKAIEAARETGVGVVPTKHSNHFGAATYYCKMAANAGMVGMAFTNSPPGIPPWGGKKPYFGTNPISFGFPCVAEPVVVDMSSSNVARGNIILAAKENRPIPEGWAIDADGNQTTDAQKALKGAVLPVGGPKGYALALAVEILAGVISGAAYGPHVGWIYDESLEPVNIGHFFIAMNIESFMPKNEYINRMENMISEIKAVPKAEGYDRILLPGERKNAKANKRLREGIPVKAALLDELNEIAVSLGVEKLLH
- a CDS encoding iron chelate uptake ABC transporter family permease subunit; the protein is MAGSLTGRGWSYCNLIWPYSMLGALSAIVLSPRINLFLLGEEVGKNLGLSIEISRLMIIITASVLAGSAVSVAGTIGFIGLVSPHIARMIIGNDNRYLVILSGILGGLLLVMSDTLARTLFQPLEIPVGIITATLGAPFFFFLLYKKRANLLVS
- a CDS encoding ABC transporter ATP-binding protein → MLQIKDLNFSYKKQDILHSINIIVDQGEILALVGPNGSGKSTLLRCLNGFLQPDSGRVLLYGEDIRNKKRKWISRHIAFLPQNLEMVQHVTVYELVAMGRSPYQRFGWFLNQEDKKNVEWAIDYMNLYSIRHRPLDKISGGERQRTWIAMILAQDTEIVLLDEPITFLDLKYQWYLLDILKQIRRQYKKTIILVLHDINQAMTVADKFVVLKEGRIRAHGQAQDIITSHLLKDVYDVDATVCRVSDFDRPVVLPAKMLKGAS